The uncultured Bacteroides sp. genome includes the window ATCTCTAAGCAGGCCGGAACGAAGCACATCAGCACAGCAGGACGACCCACTTTCATCAAATCTTTAATGTCGAGAGCCAGGCCTGCCCGGGTCAGGATGATCACTAGAGCTAATTGCCGCAAGTCAACAGAGATGGAAAGCAATGAAGGTTGCAAAACGTTCACCGCATACGGACCCAATATAATACCTGTTAGTAACATCCCCACCAATCCGGGAAGTTTCAACTTCATAAAGATATATCCTAATGCCAAACCAAGCAAGAAGATAAAAGCTAAACTTGTTAACATAAGCTTATTCTATATAATTTTTAATTTTGATTAATTCAGCTCCATGCCTACAGCAAACAACAGACAAAGTTGCACAAAAACAGAGCTGGTAGGCTTGTTCGATAAGAGTGTAAAAAGAAGATTCTTTAAAACGATTCATATCCATATATTCTACTTCTAATTAACATTATACTATAATAATGTACAAGCTTCCTTAAAGCAGAAAGCTTATAAAGTAGGAATCATCAGCCCGTAAAAGGCGGTTAAAGGCAGAATCCATTGCCATAAATTCGGATACAAAAATAGTTATAGGAGTTCATTCTACCAAATTTAATGAGCAATAGAAAGATATAGGCACTAAACATTTTATCATTCCTATTGTTTTTACAGATACAAAGCTACTAATAAATAGGGAGCTCACAACCTGTAAATACCCATTAATAGCGAAAGGATAAGCTCTCCTCAAAAAGTATCTTTGCAACATCTAAAAATCAATCAATTAAAGAACGATGAAAATAGAAAAAATTACAGGAAGAGAAATTCTCGATTCAAGAGGTAACCCTACCGTAGAGGTAGATGTATTATTGGAATCAGGTGTAGTAAGCAGAGCTTCTGTCCCATCAGGAGCATCTACAGGAGAAAATGAAGCTCTGGAACTACGTGACGGCGACAAACATCGTTATGGTGGCAAAGGCGTACAGAAAGCTGTTGATAACATCAACAAAGTGATTGCTCCTCACCTAGTGGGCATGTCTGCTCTCGACCAAATGGGTATCGACCACATGATGCTGGCTCTTGATGGCACTCCAACAAAAGCGAAATTAGGTGCTAACGCTATCTTAGGCGTATCACTAGCTGTTGCCAAGGCAGCTGCTAACTATCTTGACCTGCCTCTGTACAGATACATCGGCGGTGTAAACACGTATGTTTTACCAGTGCCAATGATGAATATCATCAACGGTGGTTCTCATAGCGATGCCCCGATCGCTTTTCAGGAATTCATGATTCGCCCTGTTGGCGCCAAATCTTTCAAAGAAGGCTTGCGTATGGGTGCCGAAGTATTCCATGCATTGAAAAAAGTATTAAAAGATCGTGGTCTCAGCACTGCTGTAGGTGACGAAGGTGGTTTTGCTCCTACTCTTGAAGGAACTGAAGATGCACTTAATTCTATCTTGTCTGCTATCAAAGCTGCCGGATACGAACCTGAAAAAGACATCACTATCGGACTGGATTGTGCTGCTTCTGAATTCTACAAAGATGGTGTTTATGATTACACCAAATTTGAAGGTAGCAAAGGAGTGAAGAGATCAGCCGACGAACAGGTTGATTTCCTTGAATATTTATTGAACAACTTCCCTATCGATTCTATCGAAGATGGTATGGACGAAAGCGACTGGAGCGGATGGAAAAAACTTACCGACCGTTTGGGTAGCCGTTGCCAGCTAGTGGGTGATGACTTGTTTGTAACTAACGTAGATTTCTTATCAAAAGGTATCGAACAAGGTTGCGCTAACTCTATCTTGATTAAAGTAAACCAGATTGGTACTTTGACTGAGACTCTAAATGCTATCGACATGGCACACCGCCACGGATACACTACCGTTACTTCTCACCGTTCAGGTGAAACGGAAGATGCAACCATCGCCGACATTGCTGTAGCTACCAATAGCGGACAGATTAAGACTGGTTCTCTTAGCCGTTCTGACCGTATGGCCAAATATAATCAACTCCTTCGTATTGAAGAAGAGTTGGGAGATCGTGCGATATACGGATACAAGCGTATAAAATAAAAAAGATAAATCACTCATTGATAAAAAAAGGATGCTTCCTATCGGAAACATCCTTTTTCTTTTCTCCAAAAACAACCTTATTAAAACGCCTTATAGTACAATGCTTCAATATCAGCAACTGAAGTAGTACGAGGATTTCCACCTGTACAAACATCATTAAATGCTGCAACAGCCAATGCAGGAATATCTTCTTCCTTCACACCAATTTCATGCAACTTCTGCGGAATATTGATACTTACAGAAAGTGCTTTCACAGCCTCAACAGCCGCCTTAACTCCCTCTTCGCAACTCATGCCTTCTACATTCACTCCCATTGCCTTAGCAATTTCTTTGTATTTCGGAGCTGCTGCAGATGCTGCATTATATTCCATTACATAAGGCAACAACAAAGCATTAGCCACTCCATGAGGGGTATCATAGAATGCACCCAATGGATGTGCCATAGAGTGAACAATACCCAAACCGACATTAGAGAATCCCATTCCGGCAATATACTGAGCCTGAGACATCGCCTCACGAGCAGCCGTATCTTTACCGTTATCAACAGCCGCTTTCAAGTTTTGAGCAATCATCTCAATCGCTTTCGTCGCGAACATATCACTCATCACCCATGCCCCCGGAGTAATGAAGCTCTCAATAGCATGAGTCAAAGCATCCATACCTGTAGCAGCAGTCAAGCCTTTAGGCATAGAATACATCAGTTCCGGATCTACAATAGCAACAGCAGGAATGTCATTCGGGTCTACACAAACCATCTTTTTCTTTGCATCCTCATCAATAATAACATAATTGATGGTTACCTCAGCAGCAGTACCCGCAGTAGTAGGCAAAGCAAAAGTAGGAACAGCTTTATTCTTTGTGTCAGCTACCCCTTCTAAAGATTTCACATCCGCAAAATCAGGATTATTAACCACAATACCAATACCCTTAGCCGTATCAATGGATGATCCTCCACCCAAGGCCACAATAAAATCAGCACCTGATTTTTTAAATGCAGCCACTCCGTTTTGCACATTGGCAATTGTAGGATTTGCTTTTACATCACTGTAAAGTTCATAAGGAATGTTTGCATCATCCATTACTTTAATGATTTCAGCAGCCACACCAAACTTAATTAAATCTTTGTCTGTCACAAAAAATGCTTTCTTAAAACCACGGCGTGTTGCTTCAGTAGCTATAACACTGCGACATCCAGCTCCAAAGTAAGAGGTCTCGTTTAAAATAATCCTGTTAATCATAATTCTATCTATGTTTTGATTGATAATATGTGCTATGTTCAGTGACACAAAGGTAAGAAAAAGCAGTTCACTCGATTTCCCTAAAACGCACTAGTGCCAGAATACATAACATAAAAATCAAAACAGCTAGTTAGTCCACTACCTTAAATGAATATTCCTTTCCACTCTGACTATCAGTAGCTACCCACAATCCAAAGTCACCCGGTTCAACAACCCTCTTCATATCTATGTTCCAAAAAGCCAGTTCGCTCATAGGCAACTCAAAAGAGACTGTTTTCTTCTCTCCCGGTTTAAGGGTAACGCGTGTAAAACGTTTCAACTCTTTCACCGGACGGGTTACCGAACCAACTTTATCTTGTACGTAAAGTTGAGCAACTTCCGTTCCTTCATATTTACCTGTGTTTTGCAAATCAAAAGTAACAGTTAGCACCTCTTCTTTCTTCAGTTCCGTAGCAGACAACTTCACATTGCTATACGCAAATGAAGTATAAGAGAGTCCGAAACCAAACGGATAAAGAGGATCAAAGCCGGCATCCATATAGAAAGAAGTACATCCCAAAGAAGTCTGTCCTGCTTCCACAGGAATATCATTTAACAAAGTCTCTGTACGAGTGGCAGGACGCCCACTATTATTATGTGAATAATAAACAGGAATCTGTCCCACCATTCGGGGGAATGTTACAGGAGTTTTTCCACTAGGATTTTCCTTGCCAAACAGCAAATCTGCCAATGCAGGTCCACCCATCGTTCCGGGATGGAATGAATAAAGCACGGCGCCCGACAAATCTGCCTCTTTGCCGATAGTCAATGGACGACCTGCCATAACCACTGTTACTACTGGTTTGCCTGTTTTTGCCAATGCAGCAATAAGTTCAGGTTGAGCTCCTTGAAGATTCAGGTCTGCCAAACAGTGTGCCTCGCCGGATAAGATAGATTCCTCACCCACAAAAGCCAGAACAACATCCGCCCGCGCAGCCACAGCGGCAGCCTTTGCCACACCCGCCATATTCTTATCACGACTAAAAGCCAGTCCAGGCTCATAAAGGATGTGTACTTTATCACCATACATCGCCTCTATCGCCTTTAACGGGGTTTGCGTATGAGCTTTATCACCATCAAAAACCCACGTACCCATCTGTTCGTATGGTGCATCAGCCATCGGACCGACAATCGCAACCGTCTTTACCGAACTCTTTATAGGCAGCACTCCATTTTTATTTTTCAGAAGAATAACCGATTCTACCGCAGCACGCTTAGCAGCATTCAAATGAGATTCAGCATACATCACAGAATCTTTTTTCTCATCCACATAAGGACTATCGAACAATCCCAAACGGAACTTAATACGTAAGATGTTGCGTACAGCATTATCTACCGTTTCTTCCTTTACCTTACCCTCTTTAATCAATTTCGCCAAGTTGTTCATGTATGTATAGCTCACCATCTCCATATCCAGACCTGCATTCACAGCCTTCATCGCAGCCTCCTCCTCATTGGCAGCAAAACCATGTACTACCATCTCTTTAATAGAAGCCCAGTCGGACACAACAAAACCATCAAATCCCCATTCCTTGCGTAACACTTGCTTTAAAATAAATTTATTTCCCGACGAAGGAACTCCGTTATTATCGTTGAATGAAGTCATATAAGTAGCCGCTCCTGCCTTAGCAGCCGCTTCAAAAGGAGGCAAATAAACATTACGCAAACGACGTTCTGGAATAAAAGTAGAGTTGTAATCCCTACCACCTTCAGCGGCTCCATACCCTACAAAATGTTTAGGGCAAGCTGCCATCGCAGTAGGATCATTCAGAGAATCACCCTGAAAACCTTTCACCATGGCCGCTCCCATCACAGAAGTCAGATAAGAGTCTTCACCGCAACCTTCAGCTATACGCCCCCAACGAGGATCGCGCGCAACATCTATCATCGGAGCAAACGTCCAGCGTACTCCTACAGAAGAAGCTTCAATAGCAGCTACACGAGCCCCTTCCCTTGCCACTTCAGGGTCGAAAGAAGCTGCTTGTCCTAAAGGAATCGGGAAAATCGTTTTGAAACCATGAATAACATCACGAGCAATAAGTAATGGGATACCCAAACGAGACTCTTCCACAGCTACACGCTGCAAGGCATTTACCCGCACCGGATCTATCTCATTCAAAATAGAGCCCACCTCTCCTTTTTTTATTGTCACACTCATCTCTTCAATGTTCCCGTAAGAACTGATTTGATTCATCTGACCAATTTTCTCTTGCAGTGTCATTTTAGAAAGTAACTTCTCAATCCTGCCTTCAATAGCTTTCTCCTTCATATCAGACTGCTTCACACAAGAAGACAAAGGCACCAACAGCAAACAAGCCAACAAAACTTTTAATCCTTTCATAACTAATATCTATTTATTTTTTTGATAAACACGTACATAATCAATCTCGTAGGTTGCAGGTAACTTCGTTTCATCCACGCCTTGCGAACCTCCCCAATCACCTCCCCAAGCCAAATTCAACTTTAGATAGAAAGGTGCATTAAAAGGCCATGTGTCCTTATTTCCTGTCCCATCATTCAGGAAAGTGAAATAATTATCTCCATCAACATAACCCTTTATATAATCCGCAGTCCACTCCAAAGCATATACATGGAAATCCGATTCGGCAGTAGCCACATACTTCTCCGCTGTTTTCTGCGTACCTATTTTATGATAATAAGCCAAACAATGGATGGACGAAGCAACGTAATTAGGTCGATAGCCCACCTCTTCCATTATATCAATTTCTCCATCATCAGGCCATGCGCTAAAATTCTTAGGCATCATCCAAAACGCCGGCCACGTGCCTTTGCCTTGCGGCAGTTTAAGGCGGGCTTCAAAATAACCATAAGTCCAACTCTGAGAGGTATTCATTCGAATAGAAAGCACTTCACTTCCCACCTTTTTAGCAATAATTTTTAAGGTTCCATCTGTTACCACAGCACACGTATCAACCCCTTTAAAACCGGCAATATAATTCTCCAGCTCATTATTACCCCAACCTCCATTGCCTGTTTCGTACCACCAATCGGACGCACTAGGCAAAGCCGGTTTACCATTAGTTAAACGAGAATCGTTAAATTCATCATTCCAAACCATCGAATATCCATCAGGAATATAATTTTTTTCCACACCGGGCTCCTGTCTCACGGTATACTCTTGTGTATATGTACCAGAAACAAAACTCAATTTTGCTACTCGTTGCTCTGCAGAATGATTAACTGTTGTACCTATTTTAAGGCTCGTCTCTCCCATATAGCCACTAGCCGGAGAAAATGAGCACCACGCCTCGCTAGAAGTTACCGTCCACGAAGCATCTGCTTTTACCACCAAATTTTGCGTTCCTCCTTCTGCAGAAGAAAGCAGAGTAGCAGGAAGAATCTCTATCGTAGGGGTAGAAGGTAATTCCGGAGAATTTGTATCCGGGGGACTGTCAGACCCGCATCCCAGTAAAAAACAGAGAAAGGGCATAAAAAACACATGCATTATTTTCATATTTAAAATTAAACAGAAGGAAGTAATCACAAACGGATTACTCCCTTCATTTCTATTTATTAATTATTCAGAAAATTTAAAGTCATCAAAATAGAAGATACCTTCACCATAATGACCCTCCTGACCAAACTGAATGACTATCTTATCATAGTCTTTTCTACTTGCAACATCACTAAAATCAAAGCTCACATCGACCCATTTATCTAACTGATCCGAAGTTAAAGTGACAGATTTTTCTGTAGCACTATTCCAAGGCTCAGACGAAGAAGAATCATATAACTTCACCACCACTTTAGGTAATAACTTAGCTGAAGTAGCCCATGATTCTTTACCATTTTCAGTTACATAGTCATTATAACCGGGCATCATAACTTTCATACTGATTTTATTTTGCTTAGTCAAGTCAAACTTATAATCAGACGCTACATAGAAAAGATTGGAGCTTGGGCTAGTTGATTTTTGATAACGATAAACTTTATCAGAAGTATTACCACTAAATATAGGGTTATCACAAATACCCGTTTTTTCACCCATATTCTCACCTTCAAAAACCACCGTCGGAGTTGCTCCTTCAAAAGTTTCTTCAAGAGGAATAGCCTTCAATTCCTTAGGAGTATTTATATTCAACTCCTTCAAGCAAAAAACATAAACCCAATCTTGCCCCTCCACTGTATTATTAGCACGAAGAGCCATTACCTTATCTGTCTGATAAAAAATCTCATAGTCCTGAGTTCCACAATAATATCCCATAAAAGCATTCCCCGAAAGAGTCATTTTAGGATATTTTCCACTTTCATCAATCGCAAAAGTATAGTTTCCTCCGGAATAATCAAACGTAGCATCATCACCATCCACGGCTGTTACATGAAAACCTCCTACACTAGCCGCACTAGCATTCCTACCATAACCGGAACCTTCATTCTTTATCATAAGCTTAGCACCCGATTGAACAAAAGTAAATTCGAAAGAGTACATTGTTCCTCCGCTTTTCTCATCAACACCGGCTCCCCACCAATTCTGTCCATACGAATCCTGAGGTCCTAGGCCTATATGTCCTTTCACCTCATAACCTGTTGCATCAGCCACCTCTTTTGCAAAGTTATTATACTGGTCGAATACCCATATTTTACCATCCGTATCCGCTATACCTCCGGTCAGATTAGTGTATACAGGTGTATTTATCAAGCCGTAGTCACTGTTTTCTATATGGATGACCTGACTTGTAGAAGCAGCAACACCACTGGCGGTATACAATGTCAATGTCACCGTGTAATCGCCTGCGAAAGGATAAGATCCAACAATAGAATCAGCTTTGCCAGTAGTGCCATTGCCCAAATCCCAAGATACAGAATAAGGAACTTTCGCATCGGATGTATTAGTAAAAGTCAATACATTTGCACTTGACGTGCTGACCTGTTGATTAAAAGAGACTTCTTCAGAAGTAATCGTATCTATTCCGCCTAATGAATGATCATCATTATCCTGCGGACTACAAGCTGCTATTCCCCAAAGGGTCATTAAGCTCCAAAAAGCTAATTTGATACTATTTTTCATTTTTATATTCCATTAATTGTTGCACAATATTCCTTATTTCCATTGCCCGTTTTGCACAAGGGCAAATTCCGTTCCTTTTGTCTTTTCCATCTCTCCTTGAGGAATAGGTAAATACTTCATCCAATCTTCAAAAGAGCGTACGGAATTATGTGCCGCATCGTTTTCAGAAAGTACAGTCGGAGCGTCTCCCCAACGAACCAAATCCCAGAAGCGCATCCCTTCGCCAAGAAACTCACGACGACGTTCCAACTTGATGTTTTCTGCTGTTGCAGGAATCAATACAGGGTTCACAAACGCACGCTTTCTTATTTGATCCAAACAATCTTGTGCATCCACACCCTGAACTTCAGCCTGTCCATGCATCTTCACTAATTCAACATAATTCAAAAGAGTTTCTGCATATCGGAAAAGACGAAGATTGTTACAATAGTTCAAGTCAGTATCTCCCTGAGGATTATACCCTACGCGACCAGCATATTTTGCCTGAAACAACCCCGTATCCTGAAAACGAGGAGCATATACTGAAGCATCCCACATATTTATAGATCCTGCACGACGTGCATCTCCCTCTTCGTACATATCATAAGCAGCCTGACGAACGGGTCCAAAACCCCAACCTCCTTTGAAGTCACCTGTTTCACTTCCGCCTTTTAAACTATTAGGAGATATAAAGGCAGGAAGATTGGTGCCATAACCTTGCCAACCGCTAGCCCAGGTTTTTCCTTCAGGAAGCTGATTCGTTTCAAAGATAGACTCATCACAAAATTCATTCTCGTCCAACCACATAGCTCCGAAATCCGGCATCAATTTAAAAGCCTGACTCTTAATAATTGTTGCCATATCATTCGTTATTTCAGCATAGCGAGATTCATCTTTTTGATACATAACAACCCTCGCTTTTAACATAAGAGCAGCTGCTCTCGAAACTCTTCCCAAATTACTACCGGAAGTTTTCATCTGCAACTTACCTTCCGTACAGGCGAAGTCAAGATCAGTCATAATTTTAGCATATATTTCATCAGCTGTAAGCTGCTTAGCCATATAAGGAGGAGTGCTAAGAGGTTCTTCAAAATAAGGCACATTACCCCAGAATTTCCAGAGCAGATGCACATAATAAGCTCTAAGAAAATGAGCTTCTGCCTTATACTTTTCTAAGTTAGCATCAGATACATTCACCGCATTGTCACAAGCAATGATTACATTGTTACAACGAGCTAAACCAGTAAAATAGATGCTCCAAAGACCATTCAACGTTTCGGCTGCTGTAGAGGTAAACTGAGAAAGTTTGTATAATCCGCCTTGATCGCCGGCATCTCCACCACCTTTGTAAATATCATCCGAGCGTAAATCTGACATCAATAGCACAGCATTGTAGTTATTATCGGCATAACTATCGAACAATAATATTTGATAAGCAGAACCCAAATTAGAAAGTATAGCACCTTCAGTAGCAGAACCACCGGCTTCTTGTTTCTCCGTAGAAGAAGAAGTCAGGAAGTCATCACCACAAGCAGTTGTCAGTAATGTCCCTGCCAGAAAGGATACGATTACTAAGTATTTATATTTTTTCATAACTGTATTGATTTTATAAGATTAAAAAGTAATGTTTGCTCCCACAGAAATGGTTCTAGCTTGCGGATAAACACCGCGATCAACACCAATAGTTGTGTAACCTCCGGAAGCCACTTCAGGATCAAAACCATCATATCCGGTAAAAGTGAGTAGATTCTCCGCTGAGACAAACAAACGTAATTTTTGCACAGATACCTTCATTGTCCACATTGTAGGCAGAGTATAACCCAGTTGAGCAGTCTTCAAACGCAGATAAGTTCCATCTTTAATATATAAGTCAGAAGAACGCCAGTTACTGTTAGGATTAGCATTAGTTATGCGAGGTAACTTATTGGAGGTACCTTCACCATGCCAACGATCAAGAATCCATGTAGGACGATTCATTGCGGGAATATCTCCTCTTTGAGAAAAGTCAAAAATATCATTTCCTTGTGTACCTTGGAAAAAGAGATTCAAGTCAAAACCCTTCCACTCAGCACCCAATGTAATCCCAAAGGTCCAGTCGGGCATACCTTTACCAATCTTTGTTTTATCATTATCATCAATAGAGCCATCTCCGTTTGAGTCGACAAAACGCACATCACCAGGCTTTGCCTGCAATTGCATCTTCTCTCCTTTATCATTAACATAGGCATCTATTTCAGCTTGATTCTGAAAAACTCCTGCCGTTTTATATCCATAGAAATAAGGCCATACTTCGCCATTTTTCCCTTTAACAAAACTTCCTACTCCCGAAGCACCTGCAGTTTCGTAGATTGCTTCTCCCGAGGCATTACCAAGTTTCACTAACTTATTTTTCAAATAAGAAGCATTAGCCGATACGTTGTAACTAAAATCACCAACTTTCTGCTTCCATCCAAGTTCAAATTCCAGACCCCAGTTTTCCATATCACCAACATTACCTATCGGAGCACTTTGACCGACATAAGCCGGAATAGGTTGATCCATCAACATTCCATTCGTCTTTTTCTTAAAATAATCAAATCCAAAAGTCAATGCATTATTAAAGAAACGGGCATCAAAACCTAAATCGATCTGTTCGGACTCTTCCCATTTTACATCTGGATTAGCTAATGCAGAAGGAGAAGTACCATATTGCATCGTTCCTCCTGTTTCACCTACTTTTGAAGGATCTGATTTATTTACCTGATATCCTCCACCAAAATAATAATTCTGACCGCCATCCATCAAAGAAGTATAACGGAAGTTACCAATGTTCTCATTTCCATTCTTACCCCAACTAAAGCGAATTTTAAATGAATTAAACCATTCCGGATGATTCTCTAGATAAGGTTCATTAAGAACATTCCAACCTAAAGAAAAAGCAGGGAAAACAGCCCACTTATTACTTGGACCAAATCTTGAAGATCCGTCGCGACGTATAGTAGCCTGAAGCATATAACGTTCTGCATAATTATAATCTATTCGTCCGAAATAAGAAGCTAACGAAGTAAAATCATAACCGTCAGTTCCGCCCCATACACGTTCCAACTTTGAATCTGCAATAGCAGAACCAATGTTTGCCTTCAGAGGATCGGTTTCCAATAAATCACGATCACTACCTCCCAACTTGCGTACACTATATTTTTGAGCTGACTGTCCTAATACAACTGAAACATTATGCTTCCCTGCAAAAGTTTTATTATAAGAAAGCACATTCTCCACTTGCCACTTATAACCTCTGTTCATTTCACTCTGTAC containing:
- the eno gene encoding phosphopyruvate hydratase, encoding MKIEKITGREILDSRGNPTVEVDVLLESGVVSRASVPSGASTGENEALELRDGDKHRYGGKGVQKAVDNINKVIAPHLVGMSALDQMGIDHMMLALDGTPTKAKLGANAILGVSLAVAKAAANYLDLPLYRYIGGVNTYVLPVPMMNIINGGSHSDAPIAFQEFMIRPVGAKSFKEGLRMGAEVFHALKKVLKDRGLSTAVGDEGGFAPTLEGTEDALNSILSAIKAAGYEPEKDITIGLDCAASEFYKDGVYDYTKFEGSKGVKRSADEQVDFLEYLLNNFPIDSIEDGMDESDWSGWKKLTDRLGSRCQLVGDDLFVTNVDFLSKGIEQGCANSILIKVNQIGTLTETLNAIDMAHRHGYTTVTSHRSGETEDATIADIAVATNSGQIKTGSLSRSDRMAKYNQLLRIEEELGDRAIYGYKRIK
- the fucO gene encoding lactaldehyde reductase; translation: MNRIILNETSYFGAGCRSVIATEATRRGFKKAFFVTDKDLIKFGVAAEIIKVMDDANIPYELYSDVKANPTIANVQNGVAAFKKSGADFIVALGGGSSIDTAKGIGIVVNNPDFADVKSLEGVADTKNKAVPTFALPTTAGTAAEVTINYVIIDEDAKKKMVCVDPNDIPAVAIVDPELMYSMPKGLTAATGMDALTHAIESFITPGAWVMSDMFATKAIEMIAQNLKAAVDNGKDTAAREAMSQAQYIAGMGFSNVGLGIVHSMAHPLGAFYDTPHGVANALLLPYVMEYNAASAAAPKYKEIAKAMGVNVEGMSCEEGVKAAVEAVKALSVSINIPQKLHEIGVKEEDIPALAVAAFNDVCTGGNPRTTSVADIEALYYKAF
- a CDS encoding glycoside hydrolase family 3 N-terminal domain-containing protein, giving the protein MKGLKVLLACLLLVPLSSCVKQSDMKEKAIEGRIEKLLSKMTLQEKIGQMNQISSYGNIEEMSVTIKKGEVGSILNEIDPVRVNALQRVAVEESRLGIPLLIARDVIHGFKTIFPIPLGQAASFDPEVAREGARVAAIEASSVGVRWTFAPMIDVARDPRWGRIAEGCGEDSYLTSVMGAAMVKGFQGDSLNDPTAMAACPKHFVGYGAAEGGRDYNSTFIPERRLRNVYLPPFEAAAKAGAATYMTSFNDNNGVPSSGNKFILKQVLRKEWGFDGFVVSDWASIKEMVVHGFAANEEEAAMKAVNAGLDMEMVSYTYMNNLAKLIKEGKVKEETVDNAVRNILRIKFRLGLFDSPYVDEKKDSVMYAESHLNAAKRAAVESVILLKNKNGVLPIKSSVKTVAIVGPMADAPYEQMGTWVFDGDKAHTQTPLKAIEAMYGDKVHILYEPGLAFSRDKNMAGVAKAAAVAARADVVLAFVGEESILSGEAHCLADLNLQGAQPELIAALAKTGKPVVTVVMAGRPLTIGKEADLSGAVLYSFHPGTMGGPALADLLFGKENPSGKTPVTFPRMVGQIPVYYSHNNSGRPATRTETLLNDIPVEAGQTSLGCTSFYMDAGFDPLYPFGFGLSYTSFAYSNVKLSATELKKEEVLTVTFDLQNTGKYEGTEVAQLYVQDKVGSVTRPVKELKRFTRVTLKPGEKKTVSFELPMSELAFWNIDMKRVVEPGDFGLWVATDSQSGKEYSFKVVD
- a CDS encoding family 16 glycosylhydrolase — translated: MKIMHVFFMPFLCFLLGCGSDSPPDTNSPELPSTPTIEILPATLLSSAEGGTQNLVVKADASWTVTSSEAWCSFSPASGYMGETSLKIGTTVNHSAEQRVAKLSFVSGTYTQEYTVRQEPGVEKNYIPDGYSMVWNDEFNDSRLTNGKPALPSASDWWYETGNGGWGNNELENYIAGFKGVDTCAVVTDGTLKIIAKKVGSEVLSIRMNTSQSWTYGYFEARLKLPQGKGTWPAFWMMPKNFSAWPDDGEIDIMEEVGYRPNYVASSIHCLAYYHKIGTQKTAEKYVATAESDFHVYALEWTADYIKGYVDGDNYFTFLNDGTGNKDTWPFNAPFYLKLNLAWGGDWGGSQGVDETKLPATYEIDYVRVYQKNK
- a CDS encoding PKD domain-containing protein, with translation MKNSIKLAFWSLMTLWGIAACSPQDNDDHSLGGIDTITSEEVSFNQQVSTSSANVLTFTNTSDAKVPYSVSWDLGNGTTGKADSIVGSYPFAGDYTVTLTLYTASGVAASTSQVIHIENSDYGLINTPVYTNLTGGIADTDGKIWVFDQYNNFAKEVADATGYEVKGHIGLGPQDSYGQNWWGAGVDEKSGGTMYSFEFTFVQSGAKLMIKNEGSGYGRNASAASVGGFHVTAVDGDDATFDYSGGNYTFAIDESGKYPKMTLSGNAFMGYYCGTQDYEIFYQTDKVMALRANNTVEGQDWVYVFCLKELNINTPKELKAIPLEETFEGATPTVVFEGENMGEKTGICDNPIFSGNTSDKVYRYQKSTSPSSNLFYVASDYKFDLTKQNKISMKVMMPGYNDYVTENGKESWATSAKLLPKVVVKLYDSSSSEPWNSATEKSVTLTSDQLDKWVDVSFDFSDVASRKDYDKIVIQFGQEGHYGEGIFYFDDFKFSE
- a CDS encoding RagB/SusD family nutrient uptake outer membrane protein; the protein is MKKYKYLVIVSFLAGTLLTTACGDDFLTSSSTEKQEAGGSATEGAILSNLGSAYQILLFDSYADNNYNAVLLMSDLRSDDIYKGGGDAGDQGGLYKLSQFTSTAAETLNGLWSIYFTGLARCNNVIIACDNAVNVSDANLEKYKAEAHFLRAYYVHLLWKFWGNVPYFEEPLSTPPYMAKQLTADEIYAKIMTDLDFACTEGKLQMKTSGSNLGRVSRAAALMLKARVVMYQKDESRYAEITNDMATIIKSQAFKLMPDFGAMWLDENEFCDESIFETNQLPEGKTWASGWQGYGTNLPAFISPNSLKGGSETGDFKGGWGFGPVRQAAYDMYEEGDARRAGSINMWDASVYAPRFQDTGLFQAKYAGRVGYNPQGDTDLNYCNNLRLFRYAETLLNYVELVKMHGQAEVQGVDAQDCLDQIRKRAFVNPVLIPATAENIKLERRREFLGEGMRFWDLVRWGDAPTVLSENDAAHNSVRSFEDWMKYLPIPQGEMEKTKGTEFALVQNGQWK